The proteins below come from a single Aptenodytes patagonicus chromosome 2, bAptPat1.pri.cur, whole genome shotgun sequence genomic window:
- the RNF152 gene encoding E3 ubiquitin-protein ligase RNF152: METLSQDSLLECQICFNYYSPRRRPKLLDCKHTCCSVCLQQMRTSQKDLRCPWCRGITKLPPGYSVSQLPDDPEVIAVIAIPHTSEHTPVFIKLPSNGCYMLPLPLSKERALLPGDIGCRLLPGGQQKSLAVVTIPAEQQPLQGGLPAEGVAEEPDRRGVVKSSTWSGVCTVILVACVLVFLLGIVLHNMSCISKRFTVISCG, translated from the coding sequence ATGGAGACCCTGTCCCAGGACTCTCTGCTGGAGTGCCAGATTTGCTTCAACTACTACAGTCCCCGCCGGCGGCCCAAGCTCCTGGACTGCAAGCACACTTGCTGCTCGGTGTGCCTGCAGCAGATGAGGACCAGCCAGAAGGACCTACGTTGCCCCTGGTGCCGCGGGATCACCAAGCTGCCGCCGGGGTACTCTGTGTCGCAGCTGCCCGATGACCCCGAGGTGATCGCTGTCATTGCGATCCCCCACACCTCGGAGCACACCCCCGTCTTCATCAAACTCCCCAGCAACGGGTGCTACATGCTGCCCTTGCCCCTCTCCAAGGAGAGGGCGCTACTGCCGGGAGACATTGGCTGCCGCCTCCTGCCCGGTGGCCAGCAGAAGTCCCTGGCGGTGGTGACGATCCCGGCGGAGCAGCAGCCGCTGCAGGGCGGCCTCCCTGCTGAAGGGGTAGCGGAGGAGCCAGACCGGAGAGGTGTTGTGAAAAGCTCCACCTGGTCGGGGGTTTGCACTGTGATCCTGGTGGCctgtgtcctggtctttctcctGGGCATCGTCCTCCACAACATGTCATGCATTTCCAAGCGCTTCACGGTGATCTCCTGCGGCTGA